One Phalacrocorax carbo chromosome 26, bPhaCar2.1, whole genome shotgun sequence genomic window, TCCCTAAAAAGGCTTAAACCCTCCAAAAAGATCAATCCCCCCccaagaaaaagataaaacctTCCCATTACCATTAAGCACCCTGTAAAAGCTTAAAACCACCAATAAAGTCTTAAACTGCCTCCTAAATAGATTAAACCTCTTCAAAAGGTTTGAACTGCCTCCTAAATATGTGAAACATCACCACAAACAGCTAAACTGCTTCCTAAATAGGTTAAACCTCGCCATAACGGGTTAAACTCCCTGCTAAATAGATTAAATCTCCCCATAAAGAGTTAAACTCCCTCCTAAATAGGATAAACCTCTCCCAAACCCCTTAAAACCCCCTAAAAAGAGTTAAACCTCCTCCCAAAAGCCTTAAACTCCCCCAAAGTGTTAACCCACAGGGGTCCCatccccccctctcccctccccccccatcccctcaggGGTCCCCAGGCATCCGgacccctccccccaccccggacCCCGGtgtcctgcctcccctccccccgccccggggcgtCCGGCCTCACCCGGCCCCCTCGCCCTCCCCCGCCATTCCTCCTGCTTGGCCGCCGCCGGACGCGCTCCCTTCGGCATGGCCGGGCGCCGCGTACTGCGCCTGCGCGGCCACAGAGACGGGGCCAGAGCGCCGCCCCGCAAAGCCCCTCACTTCCGGTCCGCCACCGCACCGGCGCGGGTTATCGCCACTTCCCATTGGTCTGCTTGAAGACGGGGTCCCACCTACTGACTCCATCGTGAGGTCGGGCGGGTTCGTCCCGCCCTCTTCTGAACGAGCCTTCCTCCCATTGGTTCGCGGCGGGTTCGTCCCGTCCCCCTCTGAGGTGATCTTTCTGTCTATTGGCTCTTGTGGGATCATCCCGCCCCCTTCTGCGGCGAGCCTTTCTCCCATTGGTTCGCGCCGCTTCGTCCCTCCTTCTCCTAGTGTAACTTGTTCTCTTATTGGTTCCCGCTGGTTGGTCCGTCCCCCCGATGATTTTTTCCTACCATTGGACTACTCGCCGATTtgccccgccccctccctgAAGATGATCTTCCCTCCCATtggctccctcccctcccacctcctctctctccccgcCTTCCCTCTCTCCTATTGGCCTCgtccggccccgccccgccacgTGACCTCCCGTCATGCCCCGCAAGCGGCCGTTCAGCGCGAAGcggaagaagcagcagctccgCGATCGGCGCGAACGGAAGCGGGGCGGTGagtggggccggggccgggggccggcggcggcggccggcgggtCCCTGACCCCCGTCCTTCCCCCTTCAGACCCCCCGCTAGGGCCGGACTCGGGCCCGGGCAGCCGCAGTGGGAGCCGGGAGCGGGACAGCGATGCGACCCCCGTCGAAACGGGAGATGCGGCTCCTCCCCCCCGCCGTTACGACCCCGGCAGGTACCcgggaggggtggagggaacCGCGAGGGCTCGGTGAGGGGAACCGAACCTCGATGTGAAGGCTCCGGGTATCCGGTAGGTTCCGGCTGCAGCTCGGGGGGCCGCGGGCCGAAGCCTTGGCGCGACGCCGACGCCGGGctcaggaggagctgctggagctgctgcctgaaACCGCCCTCGAGCTGGACCCAGACGCCATTTACGGCCCCGGTGAGGGGCTGGGACCGCGGGGACGGGGGCGAAGGCCCGGGGGGGGGATgaggaggaaaagggggggggaagaaatagGCTAATAAAGAGGGGGGCGCTGTGGGGAGGAAATGGCGCCtggaagtgtgtgtgtggggggaaTCGGCacctggaggggggggggggagggggggaatcgGCAcctggaggtggggggggagggggggaatcgGCAcctggaggtggggggggagggggggaatcgGCGCCTggaagtggggggggggagggggggaatcgGCAcctggaggtggggggggaggggggaatcggcacctggagggggggggggagggggggaatcgGCacctggagggggggggggagggggggaatcgGCacctggaggggggggggggagggggggaatcgGCacctggagggggggggggagggggggaatcggcacctggggggggggggaggggggaatcggcacctggaggggggggggggagggggggaatcgGCacctggaggggggggggagggggggaatcgGCacctggaggggggggggagggggggaatcgGCacctggagggggggggagggggggaatcgGCacctggagggggggggggagggggggaatcggcacctggaagtggggggggggagggggggaagggcaCCTGGaagtggggggggagggggggaatcgGCAcctggaggtgggggggggggggcgatggcgcccggggggtccctgggcaggTGGGATACCTCCCGCTGGGCTCCAGGGCTGGAtttcccccgccgccccgcctgGAACTTCGCCATGAGCCCCGAGGAGCTCCGGGCACGTGAGGAAGACTCTTTCGGGGCCTTCCTCCGCACTCTGCGGGAGAACCAAGGCCCTGGGGAGGGTGGCAGCAGCACCGAGGGGGGGGACGTGGCCCCCTTTGAGCACAACCTGGAGGTGAGTGGGGGCTtcagggggggcgggggggacacaGCGGGGTTTTGAGGGACAAGGGGGTCACTGTGtcccccctccttttccccCACAGACGTGGCGGCAGCTCTGGCGTGTGCTGGAGATGTCAGACATCATCCTCCTCATCACGGACGCTCGGCACCCAGTGAGTGTTTTGGGAAGGGAcggggggggaccccaaggTATTTTGGGGCGCAGCTAAGCCCCTCTTTGTCCGTCTGTCCGTCTGCAGGCGCTGAACGTGCCGCCAGCGCTGGCCGCCCACGTGACGcgggagctggggaaggggctcaTCCTCATCCTCAACAAAATAGATTTGACCCCCCCGGCCATCGCTATCGCCTGGAGTCACCTCCTGCGGCGCCGCTTCCCCACTGCCCGCGTTGTCCCCTTCACCTCCGCCCCCCCGGCACGGCCCCACTCCACCCGGTAGGGACCTGGGTGGGGTCCTGCCCCGCCCCGAGCCCCGCcctgagccccctcccctcacctgGGGTGtgtttccccccccttcccaggaCTGCAGCGGCGGCAGAGGCGAGGGGGCGGCTGGAGCCGGGCGGTGGGACCCCCGGCAGCTGCTGGAGGCCTGCGAGAGCAtggtggggggggaaggtgagctgggctgggggacacccatgggtgctgggggcggGGCTTGCATCACCCGGtctttggggtggggtgggggtacggggtgggggtgggcagcaggggCTGAGGGGTTccatggggtgctggggggagtgTCCTCTTAGTGTTAGGGGGTCCCTGTGTGCCATGGatgctgggggggtccctgggtgttAAGG contains:
- the GNL1 gene encoding LOW QUALITY PROTEIN: guanine nucleotide-binding protein-like 1 (The sequence of the model RefSeq protein was modified relative to this genomic sequence to represent the inferred CDS: inserted 2 bases in 1 codon; deleted 2 bases in 2 codons; substituted 1 base at 1 genomic stop codon); its protein translation is MPRKRPFSAKRKKQQLRDRRERKRGDPPLGPDSGPGSRSGSRERDSDATPVETGDAAPPPRRYDPGRFRLQLGGPRAEALARRRRRAQEELLELLPETALELDPDAIYGPGLDFPRRPAWNFAMSPEELRAREEDSFGAFLRTLRENQGPGEGGSSTEGGDVAPFEHNLETWRQLWRVLEMSDIILLITDARHPALNVPPALAAHVTRELGKGLILILNKIDLTPPAIAIAWSHLLRRRFPTARVVPFTSAPPARPHSTRXGPGWGLQRRQRRGGGWSRAVGPRQLLEACESMVGGEVDLSSWRARLERSGGPRGGGXEEDEEEAGPGGEAGDEDEDGDGSAAAPRQWERYRHGVLTLGCVGLPNAGKSSVLNALIGRSAVSVSRAPGRTRYFQTHFLTPRLRLCDCPGLVFPSRAPPALQVLAGVYPISQLQEPYSAVGYLASRLPLPALLNLRPPSAAAGWTAWDICEAWAEKRGYKTAKAARNDVYRAANGILRLAAEGRLRLCLRPPGYAAQKDVWEQHPETAALEELLERGGRGLDVQGSALPGEGSTEEEEEEEGDSAEEAESGEATPPASTAPNPFALLGEDEC